TATTTTAACCGAAACCGCAAAAACGATAAACTTTTCCTCTTTGGATTTGGATCGATCTCGATCAAAAACAGCGTCGTAAGAACGAAAATATCTTCCTTCCAGCCGAACCAAGGCACTTTCGTTTGGAATATAATCCAAAGTAATCGTGGCACCCGAAGTTAAAAATCCATTTTTAGAACCAGTTTGAATGATCGTTTGTTCAGGATCAAACATCCTTTCTAAACGTAAAGAAGTTCTGAACTTTTCGACCGGCCTCCAAGTAATCCAAAACGTTCCATGATACCATTGTCTATAAGCTTGAATGCCTGGATCTGGAACTCTTTGGATTCCTACGTCTCCAGAACCTGCGATAATAAAATGTTTTGTAAAATGATATTGAAGAATTAAATTATTATAATATCTTGTTTGGCGAGCCTGACTATCAGGAGCCTCGTTTCCTACGAAAGTATTGTGAGTAATTTTAAGTTTATCGGTGATTTTATAGTCAATTTGAGATCCAACCGCCTTATCTTTGTTAGTTTCCGTAATGTTGGACCAACCGTTCATTAGATGAAGTTGAAAGGAAAGTTTTTCCGAATATTGAAACGAAAGTCTAAAACCGCTCGAGTAATAAGGCACGTAATCCAGAGCGAGCGCCCTGGAATAATTCCAGTTGTTGTGAGAGATCCAACTTTCAAGTCCAATATTGCCAAAATAAATTCCTCCGTCTAACCATAGATTTTTTGCGAGTTTGATTCCGGCATAAGCTTCTTGGATATTTCTAACCGAAATTTCGTTAGAATTTTTTTCCGAACTGACTTCGTTTTTATAATTCGAATTTACAGAATTTCCAAATTGGAAGGCAACTCTACCTCTATATTGATCCGTTTCGATCTTACCGTCGACGTAAGCAAGGTTGACGTTGATTTCATCCCAACGTGCGGGTTGAGTGAGATAACGATTATCCCTTGAACTGGAACGATAAGGATTGTGAGCGTAATAAGAGTCGATAAAGAAGCCGAATTTAGGAACCTGTTTGTTTTCTTCCGGAGTTTCTTTGGAAGAAGAATCGTTTTTAGAATGATCATTTTTTTCGATCTCGTCTTTGGATTGAAAATCGTCGTTTTGTATCTGTGAAGAATCCTTATCGATTGATTTTTCATTCGTTGGCGATTGAAGATTTGTCAAAAAGGTATGAGAAGAATTTAGAACTTTTTCTTTTGTTTGAGTCGTGGATGAATCTGATTTTTGAGAATCCGCAGATAGAGAAAAAATAGAAATACAAGAATATAGGATTGTAAAAATATATTTCTGAAAAACGAACTTGTTCAATAAGTTTTTTATTAAGAAATCCGAACCGAAATTAATTTGAGTCCGTCTTTTAGAACATTCTAATTTTTGAAAATTCCGTTTTTGTGTCATGATAAAAGTATATAAAATTGAACTCTTGTAGACAAGCCCTGGAACTACAATTTGGAATTAGAATTTTCTTTTAGAAGTTAAGAAATGATTAAGAGAACGTTCTATAAACACCTAAAGAAAACGATTCTACTTATCGATTTCTATAAAATAGACTATGGTAAATTTTGATTGCAAAACCCTATTTCAGCGTAAAACACTGGTTACTTTATTTTATAATTCCGAATGAAATCCTAAAATAGAACGTTCAAAATTCTGTCTCTAAAACCGGAACCTCCGTCTTAAAAATCCTGAAAACACTAATTCTGTAGGGATCAAAATTCTGCATAAGATTACAATTCATCAAATTAAAAATTCATTTTATAGAAATTTACTTAAGAAAATTTTTCAAGTTATGGATTTTGAATTTGTTTCGTTTTTAAAAAAGGTTTAAAGACTTCTATTCTTTTTAAGTTCGTTTTTTACTTCTCTTTGTCTTTCTGTTCTTTTATACTGACTGATTCAAGGGAGAATACAATGATTCAAAATAATTATTTTTCAGACAATCAGGACATCCAAGATCATTTTATAAACATTCTACCTTGGACAGAAATTATACTCGATTACGAAAACGATTTTTCCGGTGTTGCAGAGGGAGGCCCCTCTAATCCTTCCGAAGCAAAAGAATATTATAAAACCGTGTTGGAAACAGTCGGAGACTTGGCCGGGAATATACTTTCTCCTCACGTTGCCGATTTGGATCGAGAGGGTTTAAAATTCAAAGACGGAAAAGTAGAATTTCCTCCCAAAATGCTCGAATTGGTTTCTAAAGTCGTAGAGGCAGGAGTTCAGGCCTACGGATTTTCTAGAACATACGGAGGATTAGGAATTCCTTGGACGGTAAAGTCCTTTATATCGGAAATTTTCTATAGAGTGGACGCGTCACTCGCCATTGCCATTGGATGTGTAAATCTTGCAGAAATTTTAGAACGTCATGCGACTGAGGAAATGAAGAACGACTGGATACCAATTCTTGCCAATGGAAAATTTGTTTGTGCGATGGGACTCACAGAACCGGACCACGGTTCCGATCTTTCCAATTTAAGAACCAAAGCCACAAAAGATAAAAATGGAAATTGGAGATTAAACGGAACCAAACGTTTTATTACACATGGTTGTGGGTTCGGAGATCTTCCCGCGGTTTTATTGACCCTGGCTCGTTCGGGCGAAGTAAATTCCGGTGCAAGGGGACTTTCTTTTTTTCTAGTCCAGAGTACGGATGTACAAATTGCAGGAATCGAAAATAAACTTGGGCTTCATTGTTCTCCCACTTGTGAGGTGGTTTTTGAAAATTCTCCCGGACTTTTGATCGGTGAAGAAGGATACGGACTTATAAAATATACGATGGGAATGTTAAACGGAGCTAGAATGGGGATCGCACAACAATCCACGGGTCTTGCAACTGCAGCATATTATGAAGCCCTAAAATACGCAAAAGAAAGAATTCAATTCGGAAGAGCTTTGATAGAAATCCCCGCGGTGAAAAAGATATTGGATCGAATCGAAAGAGAAACATATGCTATGAGATGCCTGACTCTAGAAGGATCCAGGGTGATGGATCGTTATTATTGGAGAGCGATTCGACTTGAAAAACAAGGAGCTACAGAAAAGGAAATTAAAAACGATACAGTGGTTCGTTATTGGGAGAAAATCGCAAACATTCTTACACCGATCAGTAAGTTTTATTGTTCCGAATCTTGTTTAAAAACGGTCAGTGACGCCCTTCAAATTCATGGCGGTTCCGGTTATACAGAAGATTATGATATTTCTAGAATTTATAGAGACGCAAGAATCGTTACGATCTATGACGGAACTTCACAGATTCAAATCAATGCGTGTATCGGAGGAATCACTTCCGGTTTAACTCATACGTTTGGGGAATACGTATCCGAATTGATAAGCCGATCCGATTCTTCTTTGGCTCATAAGCTATTTAACGGATTTCAAGAATTAGTAAAACTTTATAAGGAACTTCCGGAAAAAGAAATGAAAGATACGTATGCAGAGGAGATCGTATTGACCTGTTCCAGACTTTTAGCGGGAATTTTATTTGAACTTTCTTGTAAAAGACTTCCGGAAGAAAAAAAGTCGATTCGACTCAAACACGTAAAAGATTATCATATAGATACTCTATCCGTTTTGGAAGGTAATCTCGCAAAATTAAGAGAAGTAAATAAAATTAAGATTTTATAATAAATTACTCATAATTATATAATTAAAGTACCTAATATTTTGCATAGAATCAGTATTTTGTGATAAAATTAACGGTACTCAATTTTATAGGCATCAGTAATAATATATATGAGTAAAAAAGAATATTCTAAAAAAAATACGGAACAAATCGATATACTAAAAAAATTTCAGACTTTGCCCGGAGTAGGTAAATCTGTCTCGATGGATTATTGGAATTTAGGTTTTAAAAGTTTGGAAGAAATCCGGATAGCAGATCCGGAAGAATTGTATGTCCGTTGTTGTAAGTTACACGGAGGATATGTGGATCGATGTATGCTCTATGTATTCCGTTGTGTTCATTATTCCTTAAATACTAAAAAGCCAAATTCAGAAAAGCTAAAGTGGTGGAATTGGAAAGATACCGAAAGAAATCAAAAATCCAAACGATAATTAACTCCGACTTGAACATAAGTTAAAATTGTTTTAGATTCGTATAACATAGGAATCAAAATTTTCGGGCCGAAAATTTTCAATGCAAGTTGATCAGGATCTCCTTCGTTTTCGGTGATATAACCGTTTTGAAGTGTGTTCTTTAAATTCATGTTGCTCGTTTCTAAGAACAAACTCCAGTTTCCTTTTAACTTTGTGGAAAACCTAAGATTGATTTCGGTTCCAACGGATTTCCATCGGTAATCCAAACCGAATTGATTTAAGCTGAGCATTTGATTAGAACTATCTATTCTATATTCATTATTTCTAAAAGAAGAAGGGCTTTTCATATCTAGATGGAGAATTTGACCTTGTAGTGTAAATCGTTTCAAAAAATTCCATTCAAATCCGATTCCAAGACTATATCCCTTGTGATGACTAGAATATTCGCGAAAGCTAATACGACTCGGATCGATTCCACTCCCAGTTTTTTGACCGATACTATCTACTTCTTGACTGGTTCTAGTCCAGATTCTTTCGATTCCTCCCAGAATTTGCAAATCTAAAGTCGGATGTGGATAAGGAGTAAAACCGACACGAGAAGAAACTTTTTGAAATTTAGTGTTCATCTCTCCTAAGATAGCATTAACCGTTCTTTCTCCGGAAGATTCTGATTCGGAACTAGTTCCGAATGCAAGAGTCTGAAATCCGTTTACGTCTATATTTCGTTTTGCTTCCGTTCCTCGTAGTTCTAACGTTAACCGATTCCAAGCATATCGAAGTCGAGTCGTAGAACCACTGTTAGGTGTTTTATAAGGATTGGTGAGGATTTCCGCCTGCCCCGAACTGCTAAAGGCCAAACCGGCATATTGAATGGTTTGGTAAAAAGGTCTCAACTCTGATTGTTCGGTGCCATCTCCAATTCCAAAAGAAACATCCAGATAATGTCTTTTTGAATCAATCAGTTCTTGTTCTCTTTTTTTAGAATTTTCTAATTTGGATTTTCGTTTTTCGGCTAACTCGGCGAGTTCTTTTGATTTTCTCTTTTTTTCTTCCTCTTTATTTTTAGTTTCTTCTTTTTTAGAAATAGGCTCCGTGATTTTCGAAAAAGATATTTTTTGAATGTTCGATTTCTGAAAAACTTTTGTGGTTCCGTCTGAAAGCCTAAACGTGACCGTTTCTTTATCTTGGTTTAGTATATTTCCTTCAATTTTTTTTCCGGATTTTAAAAGAACGGTTTCGCTTTGAAGTGAAACCGTTGTGGTTAGAAATATTATGATCGAATAAGAAATAAATTTTTTCATAAAATTTATTTTTACAAATAAGGTATCGGGAATCATAACACATTGTTTGAATCCTGCAATACGATTTAGTTTTCTTAAAATGAATTTTAACGAAAAAGAGCTTAAAACTTTTCGTTTTTTTTGATTTTACAGATGATTTATGAAAAATGATGAGTCACTTTTTTATAACCGTGAGGATAGAATAGAGACAATTTCTATCGTCTAACAGAGTTTTAAAATAAAGAATCAATTTTTATAATACTTTTACTTATAACTATATAACAGGCATCAATATTTGGCGTTCAACTACGTATTTGTCACAGAGTTTATGATACTCAATTTGATAGAGATCAGTAGTATTATAGTTTTCAAAAAATTCCATAGTGAAGATTGGCAAAACTGCTTCAACTGTTCGTTTCAATGGAACGGAAACAGATGAGAATCCATTTTTCAACAATTCTATTATATCTTTTTCAATATTGATTGCTGCTACTTTTCGGAGGAAGAGAATTTGCCAGTTCTGTTCTTGGAACCTGCCGAATATAGTTTTCTTATGTATTATAATTTATGAATATGTTTAAAAAATTAGAATATTTTTGAAGAGATTTTCTTTTGTATAAAAGAGATTAATTTTTCTTCTTTATCTAACTTACTTTTTAAAAGAAGAATTCTTAATTTCTTTGGCGGATTAGAAATTTTAACTAGATCTTTTTCAGTACAAACTAGGAAGTCGAAATTTTTTGCGATCGAGTTGAAAACGTTTTCATCTTCTATCGTATAAGAATAGTGATCTCGAAAGGTTCTCGTTTCTAACTTTAGCGGTTGAAACTTACGGATCATCGAAAAAAAAACTTCTGGATTTCCGATTCCAGTAAACGCATATACTTTTTTACCGGATAATATTTTAGGAGAATCAGATTCTAAATTAGGAGATAAAAGTTTATCCGGTTCCAAAATAAAACGAAGGATTTCTTTGGAAAATTGATTTTGAATATTTTGAACGATCCTTTCGACGGAAGGTTCATATTTAGAAAATACGATCTGGTCGGCTTTTGTTAAAGAAGAGATAGGTTCTCTCAAATTTCCCGCAGGAATTAAAAAACGTTCTTTAGAAATTTTACTCGAGTCCAATAAAACAAGATCGACATCTTTTTCTAAAACGTGATGTTGAAAACCGTCGTCTAAAATTACGATCGAATTTTCTTGTATCTTTAACTCTTCTCTAAAGTGAATATAAGAAGAATACCTGTCTTTTCCAATCCAAACTTCAGCAAACGGAAGATGTTTTTTTAATAGAAGAGGTTCGTCCCCTGCCTCCATCGGAGTTGAATGTTGTCCTACACGATGTCCTCGTCGAGAACCTTTAGCGCCGTAACCTCGGGATAAGATGATGATTTTATGATCTGGAAATTTTTTATGAATTAGTTTTGCAAGAAAAATGGAAAACGGAGTTTTTCCGGTTCCTCCCATGGAAAGGTTTCCAACACTAATTACAAAAGCGCCCGGAAGTTTTTTCTTTTTTGTAAGTTTCTGATCGAGTAAAAAAAGACCTCTATATAAAAAAGAAAATATATATAAAATTGGAAAAAGTATAATTTGTAATATAGATAGAGTAGAAAAAGAGTTCATAAGAATATTAAGATTCTCTTTAGTTATGCGTTTTCCGAAAATTGTATGTCGTAAAGTTTTTTATATTTCCCGTCCAGTTGAAGTAATTCCATATGAGTTCCGGATTCTACAATCTTTCCGTCTTCCATCGTAAAAATACGGTTTGCGATTTGTACCGTAGAAAGTCTATGCGCAATGATGATCACGGTTCTGTTTTTATAAAGAGACTCTAAGGCTTCTTGTACTAATCTTTCCGATTCTGTGTCAAGTGCGGATGTCGCTTCGTCCAAAATCAAAATTTCAGGATTGAGTAATAAGGCACGTGCGATCGCAATCCTTTGTCTTTGACCTCCGGAAAGCATGACTCCTCTTTCGCCCACGATCGTGTCTAGACCCTCTTCGAATGATAAAATAAATTCCATCGCAAAAGCCTGTTCGCAAGCGGTTCGAAGTTGTTCTTCAGTTACGTTTTGATTTCCGTAGCAGATATTTTCTCGAATGCTTCCGTTAAACAAAAAGACTTGTTGAGATACGATTCCGATTTTTTTTCTAAGATTACTTAGATCTAGATCTCGAATATCAATTCCGTCTATGAGAACCTTACCTTCCTGAGGATCTATCAATCTAGGCACAAGATCAACTAACGTGGATTTGCCAGCTCCGGAGGCTCCCACCAATGCGATTGTTTCTCCTTTGGGGATCTCTAAATTGATTTCTTGAATGGCAGGATTTTTGGCACCGGGATACATATAAGTGACGTTGTTAAATGATAATCCTGTTTCCATTTTTTTAAGGAACTTGGGATTTGCCGGATTTCTAATATCCGTTTCCTGATCCAATAACTCGAACACCCGATCCCCCGCCGAGATTGCGCTTTGGATCGAATTGGAGAGCATGCTCATCTGTTTAAAAGGTCGCATTAAAAAAATCAGCGTTAAAAAGAAGGCCATAAACATACCACGGGAGAATGTTCCGTCTTCCATTAAATAAGCGCCGAAACTTAAAAAGATCACGGCTACAATCGAGCTAAACAACTCGGTTAACGAAGGACCCACCTGGTGATAAAAATGTCCTTTGAAGGTTTTGTCCGAAAGGTCTTGGTTAAATTCCCAGAATCTTTTTGCTTCCGTTTTTTCCATGGAAAAGGCGCGGATCACTCTGATTCCGGAGATTACTTCCTGAAGATGTCCGTTTAACAAAGAAAGACGTTCCTGTTGATTGCGTGTTGCTCTGCGAATTTTGTCGGCAAACGCGGATACCGGACCCATCACGATCGGAACGATTATAAAAACCGCAAGAAACATCTTCCAACTTAAATAAAGAAGAAGAAGTAAATGTGTGACGATATAAAAAAAATCAGTGATCGCGTCCTTCAAGTCCGAGCTAATCAATTTTCCTAGAACTTCTACGTCATTGATGATTCTACTCATCAGAATTCCCGTTTTTTCTTGTACGAAATGATTGAGAGGAAGAATCTGAGCTTTTGTGTACAATTCCAATCTAAGATCTCGAATCGCTAGATAACCCGCCGAGTTGATACAATACACCGCGGCGGCTAGAAAGATTAGTTTTAAAAGATAAACGGGGAAAACGATAAAACAAAAAAGTAGAACAAGTTCGTCGTGGCTCATCTTCTTTAGAGAAGAGTTGAGTTGTATCTTCCACTGAGCGAGTTTGAGTTCAATGGATTCAACACTTGTAAAAGGTTCTTTTTCTTCTAAACGTTGTAAAAGTATTTTATCCTTTTTAGTCAGAGAAATTTCGAAGTTCGTTTTTTCTCCTGTTCCTAAAGAATCAAAGATAGGAATCAAAGAAGTAAGAGAGGCTCCGTTTAAAATCGAAACGAGGAAGGACAGTACGATTCCCAAAGTCAATCTATATTTGTACTTGAAGGAATACTTTAGGAGCCGTTTATATATGTTCATTGGACGGGTTTAGTCTTTTGAATACTTATCTAACCTTTTTTGCAGGAATCCTCGTTTTGTCCCTTCTTTTTTCCGGTTGTAAATCTAGAGAGGAAGATCCTGAAGAATTAATTCTCTCCATTCCATCTGACCCGATCAGTTTGGATCCGCTTTTCTCTACCGATTTATCTTCTCGCACTCTCGGAAAATTTTTATATCCGTTTTTATTCCAAAAAGTGCAGAACGGTAAACCTAACTATCAACTTGTGGAATCGTTTCAATTGGTAGGCGCCGGAAAAATTCGTTCTCTTAGACTCAAGCTTAGAACATATACTTTGTCTAATGGAGAAGAATTAAAAGCGGAACAGGTTCAAGAATCTTTGGATCGTTTGGTGAATACTCCTGGTCCTAAAAAAAACCAATACTCTTTTATTAAAGAAATCAACGTTCTTTCGGAAAAAGAAATAGAACTAAAAATTACGGGTGGACTTAGGCAGGCGGTGGATTTACTTTCCTTGCCACCTGCCGGAATCGTTTGTTGCAAAACCGCAGATTCCAAAACATTGGAACCTGAATCGTTTGAAACATTAGAAAAAAAGAATGTATTAGAGATTCCTAAGGCCGGAAAATATATTCTGAGAGAATGGAAAAAAAATAATTATATACTTCTAGAAAAAAATCCTTATGTAAACGAAAACCTTCCCAAAAAGATCCGTTTGAGAATTTTGGCTTCCGCTTCCACGGGTGTGTTTCTTTTTTCCAAGGGAAAAATGGATCTGATGCGTATCCCTAACTTCTTATTAAAAAATCCTCATATTCAAAAAGAGGATCTTCGGTTTAGAAAAGGGGGAGGTATTCAATACATAGCGATCAATGCGAACGAACCTTGTTTCGATTTGAACTTTAGAAAAGCCTTAAATACTTCCGTAGATGCTGATCTCGTAATCCGAAAACTATTAGAAGGCAATGCGGATTTAACCTTCGGTCCGGTTCCTTCGGGGACTGTCGGACCATCTGAAATTCGAAAGATTGTAGAGGAAAATCCGGAAATTCTTTCGATCCAAAGTCATTCTCAAGAGAAAGCGAATGAATATCTGAAAAAATCTTCTTGTTATCCGAAAATTTTAGAAAGGGAAATCGATTTTAGAATGAGAGGAGACGAGGAGAATAACGCGAACGGTTTGGCTTTGGTTAGTTTTTTGAACAAACTAGGACTAAAGGTTAAAATTCATCCTATGGAAAAAACGACCCTTTATAAAGAAAATTCAGAAGGAAAAGGAGATCTAACGTTACTTTTTTGGTACGCAGATTTACCGGGAGCTTGGAACTTTATAGATCCCTTATTTTCCGGCAGAGACAAGGGAAACGGCGGAAACAGGGCGCACTATGAAAATCGGGAACTTGAAAATTTACTTTCCAAAGTTAGAAATTCCGATTCCTTGAACTCGGAAACGACCCAGGCTTTGAGGATACTTCTCAGAGAAAATCCTTGGATCTTTCTCTGGTCACCGTATGAGGTTTTTCTAATATCCGAAAAAGCAAAACGTTATTCTAATTTGGAGGATTATCTGTAGTTTCCGGAAGTTCTAGTTCTACGGAATCCCCGTCTCCGTCTTCTGCTTGAGGAAAGTTTGTGGTAGTTCCGGGTTCTTGTATTGTAGTAGTTTCCGGAATCGTAGACCCAGTTGGTTGTTCTCCGATGTAATAATATTGACCGTACAAAGGATACATACAAGGAACGGAGGAATGTAATTGTAAACCGGTTTCTCCGCAGACGTCCACCTGCACAAAATCGCCGTTAAACGGTTTGATCAGCGTATCCGAAAATCCTATATTCTTTGCGATATAATTTACGTAACGAAACCAGATGTTTCCGCTGATCGCGGAACCGGAACCTTCAAACGGAGCCCCCACGTCATTTCCGATCCAAACGGTTGTGACTAAATCTGGATTGATTCCCGCAAACCAAGCGTCTCTCACTCCTTTGCGCGTTCCCCATTTTTTACGGGCTTCTTTGGGAGATTGTACTGTTCCGGTTTTGCCTCCCATAGGAAAAGAATCTTCCCCTTTCAGTTTGAGCTTCATCGTTCCTTGTTCGCTTAACACCGCTTCTAAAAGATTGATCGTTTCTGCGCAGGCAACAGGATCTAAAATCTGAACCGCTTCATTCAGATCTTTGAGAGGAGCGGAGAACATTTCGCTACCTTCAAAATCCGTAATTCTAAGAATTTGAATCGGAGAAACTTTTTTGCCTCCGTTTGCAATCGTTGCGTAAATCAAAGCGAGTTCCATAGGAGACAATTCCCCCGAACCTAACGCCAAAGAAAGGTTGGGTTGAAATCTTTTTTCAAGAGTCGACTTGTCTATGTCTAAGATCATTGAAATTTTTTCTAAAAATTCATTCACACCGAATTCGTTTAACAATTTGACCGCGATTGTGTTGATCGATTGTGCGAAAGCGATTCTTGCTGTAACTTCTCCCTTGTAACCTTTATACCAATTTTTAGGAGAATAACCTCGGATGTTAATTGTTTCATCCATTACCATAGAAGAGGGAGTTATAATTCTATTTTCGAAAGCGATTGCGTAGACCAAAGCCTTGATCGTAGAACCCGGCTGTCTGAGCGCCGAAACGGCTCTATTCAGCCTAAATATATTAGAAATTTTGTAACTGCCTACCATCGCTTCTATATAACCGTTTCCCGGATTGATTGAAATCAAGGAACCGTTCATATTGTCTATGATCGATTGTTGGATTCTTGTTTCCTCAGAATTTCCTTTTTTAGAGTAGAAAGCTTTTGTTTCATTCAGCTTTTTGCGAACAGATTCGATACCTTCTCTTAAAGATTTTTCAGCAGCTTCTTGTTTATCATAGTCCAGAGTTGTATAAACGTTCATTCCTCTCGTTTCAATGTCTATTTCGGAGAACGTATCTAAAATATGCTGACGAATTCCATAATTAAAATCGGGCGCAAGATTTACGGTGAAGTCTTTATCGAAACCGTATCTAGCAATATCAGAAGAATAAAATTCTTTTTCGCCGTCTTTAGTGATTTCCACATTGTAGAAGGATTTGAATTTTTTCAGATTCGAATCTATCTTACGAGGGAAATTTTTATCGATGTTTGAGGGATTGGGATGTAGATGTTGATTTTGTGCCATCGGAGCCAAAACGAGCTTTTGTCTTTTCAAAGCGGTTTTTAAACTTCGAACCGGGTTATAATTGGAAGGAGCCGGAATGATACCCACGAGCATAGCCGCTTCTTCCGGAGTCAGTTCCGTAGCGGCCTTGTTGAAATAATAACGGCTCGCTTCTTCTACTCCGGTGTTCCCTTCTCCTAAAAAGATTCGATTGAGATACATGGAAAGAATCGTGTTCTTATCGAACTGGCTTTCGAGATAAAAAGTACAGTAGAATTCCGTAATTTTGTTAAATATGTTTCGTGCTCCCAGATCCAAGGTAAGTTTTGCAAGTTGTTGAGTGATCGTGGAACCACCTTGTTTTTGAAATGTGGTCAAATTGATAAAGATTGCTCTTAGAAGGGCGGTGTAATTGATTCCGTGATGGTTGTAAAATTCCCTATCTTCGGAAGAAAGAAGCGCCCAGATGATGTTCCCGTGTTCGGTGAGATTGTCCGTGCGAATCGGTTTAAATTTTCTTCTGGAAAATTCTCCGATCAATTTACCGTTTCTATCTA
The nucleotide sequence above comes from Leptospira kirschneri serovar Cynopteri str. 3522 CT. Encoded proteins:
- a CDS encoding transglycosylase domain-containing protein yields the protein MTSGNEKVFNPIQKSFIKILHFSKNHWRKILRYAIIVTISVTSFLIGGSYVVWLSKKDEVVSNLDKFKNEVTNYYEVSQIRPIRILDRNGKLIGEFSRRKFKPIRTDNLTEHGNIIWALLSSEDREFYNHHGINYTALLRAIFINLTTFQKQGGSTITQQLAKLTLDLGARNIFNKITEFYCTFYLESQFDKNTILSMYLNRIFLGEGNTGVEEASRYYFNKAATELTPEEAAMLVGIIPAPSNYNPVRSLKTALKRQKLVLAPMAQNQHLHPNPSNIDKNFPRKIDSNLKKFKSFYNVEITKDGEKEFYSSDIARYGFDKDFTVNLAPDFNYGIRQHILDTFSEIDIETRGMNVYTTLDYDKQEAAEKSLREGIESVRKKLNETKAFYSKKGNSEETRIQQSIIDNMNGSLISINPGNGYIEAMVGSYKISNIFRLNRAVSALRQPGSTIKALVYAIAFENRIITPSSMVMDETINIRGYSPKNWYKGYKGEVTARIAFAQSINTIAVKLLNEFGVNEFLEKISMILDIDKSTLEKRFQPNLSLALGSGELSPMELALIYATIANGGKKVSPIQILRITDFEGSEMFSAPLKDLNEAVQILDPVACAETINLLEAVLSEQGTMKLKLKGEDSFPMGGKTGTVQSPKEARKKWGTRKGVRDAWFAGINPDLVTTVWIGNDVGAPFEGSGSAISGNIWFRYVNYIAKNIGFSDTLIKPFNGDFVQVDVCGETGLQLHSSVPCMYPLYGQYYYIGEQPTGSTIPETTTIQEPGTTTNFPQAEDGDGDSVELELPETTDNPPN